From Piscinibacter gummiphilus:
TTCCACTTCGGCGTACCGAGGGCATAGGCCGCTTCGCGCAGTGCATTCGGGATCAGCGCCAGCATGTTCTCGGTGGTGCGAATGACCACCGGGATCACGATCAGGGCCAGGGCCAGCACGCCGGCGTAGCCCGAGTAGCTCTTCATGCGCGCCACGACCACGGCGTAGATGAAGAGGCCGATCACGATGGACGGGGCCGAGAGCAGGATGTCGTTGATGAAGCGCGTGACGCTGCCAAGCCAGGTCTTCTGGCCATATTCGGCGAGGTACACACCGGCCATCACGCCAATCGGCGTGCCGACGAGCGTGGCCAGCATGACCATCATCAACGAGCCCATGAGCGCATTGGCGAGGCCGCCGGTTTCAGCCTGCGGCGCCGGCGTCATCTCGGTGAACACCGACCATGCCAAACCACCGAAGCCGAGGCGCACGGTCTCGATCAGGATCCACACGAGCCAGAAGAGGCCGAACGCCATCGCGGCCATCGACAGCGTCAACGCAATGGCATTGACGCGCTTGCGGCCCCGGTGCTTGGCCAGCTTCGCAGCAGAGATCGCCGTGCTCATGTGCGCGTTCCTTCGCTCTTCTTGAGCTGCGCCAGCAGCAGCTTCGACAGTGCCAGCACCACGAAGGTGATGAAGAAGAGCACCAGTGCCAGGTACAGCAGCGACGCCTGGTGCAGGCCCTCGCCGGCCTCGGCGAACTCGTTGGCGAGCACCGAGGTGATGCTGTTGGCCGCTTCGAAGAGCGAGGGGCCGTTGAGCTGGTTGGCGTTGCCGATCACGAAGGTGACGGCCATCGTCTCACCGAGCGCACGGCCGAGACCCAGCATGATGCCGCCGATGACGCCGGTCTTGGTGTACGGCAGCACCACCTTGAACACCACTTCCCAGGTGGTCGCGCCGAGCCCGTAGGCCGACTCCTTCAGCATCGCAGGCGTGACCTCGAACACGTCGCGCATCACCGAGGCAATGAAGGGAATGATCATGATGGCGAGGATGATCCCCGCCGAGAGAATGCCGATGCCCACCGGAGCGCCGGAGACCAGGCTCTTGAGCACCGGCGTGTTGCCGAACATCGATTGCAGCGGCTGCTGCACGTAGGTCGAGAGCACGGGGCTGAACACCAGCAGGCCCCACATGCCGTAGACGATGGACGGCACCGCGGCCAGCAGCTCGATCGCCGTGCCCAGCGGGCGGCGCAGCCAGCTGGGCGAAAGTTCGGTCAGGAAGAGTGCAATGCCGAAGCTCACCGGCACCGCGATCACCAGCGCGATGAGCGACGTCATCAGCGTGCCGTAGATCATCACCAGGCCGCCGTACTTGTCTTGCACCGGGTCCCAGTCGCTGCTCAGCAAGAAGCCGAGGCCGTACTCCTGGATCGCAGGCATCGCCCCGATCAACAGCGACACGATGATGCCGGCCAGCAGCAACAGGGTCAGGATGGCGGCGCCATGTGCGAGCACCGAGAACACGGTGTCGGCCCAGGGCATGACCCGCCGGCGCGACGGCGGTCGCCCCATCGGCTCGGAGCGGTCCATCTTGTCCTGTTCGTAGTGAGATGCGGGGAGTGTAGCGGCCACGGTCCCTCCGTCTTGAGAGCGGCGCAGCCCTTCCCAGGGCCTGCGCCGCGCAGCTTCTTATGGGCTTCGGTCGATCAGAGGCCCGCGACCTGCTTGCCGCCGGCGTCCTTGATCTGCGCCCACTGCTTGCGGACGAGGTTCTTCACCGAATCGGGCAGCGCGACGTACTCCAGTTCAGCGGCTGCCTTGTCGCCGTTCGTGTAGGCCCAGTCGAAGAACTTGAGCGTGGCCGCGGCCTGGGCGGGCTTGTCCTGCTGCTTGTGCATCATGATGAAGGTCGCGCCCGTGAGCGGCCAGGCATCCTTGCCCGGCTGTTCGGTCAGCACCTGGTAGAAGCTCTTGGCCCAGTCGGCGCCGGCGGCAGCGGCCTTGAAGTTGAGGTCGTCGGGGGCGACGAAGTTGCCGTCCTTGTTCTTCAGCAGCGTGTACGTCATCTTGTTCTGCTTGACGTAGGCGTACTCGACGTAGCCGATGGAGTTCGGCAGGCGGTTGACGAACGCGGCCACGCCTTCGTTGCCCTTGCCACCGGCGCCGGTGGGCCAGTTGACGGCGGTGCCCTCACCCACCTTGGCCTGCCATTCGGCATTCACCTTGGACAGGTAGTTCGTGAAGATGAAGCTGGTACCCGAGCCGTCGGCACGGCGCACCACCGAGATGGCGGCGTCCGGCAGCGGCACGCCCTGGTTCAGGGCCACCAGCGCAGCGTCGTTCCACTTGGTGATCTTGCCGAGGTAGATGTCACCCAGCACCTGGCCGGTGAGCTTGATCTGGCCCGGCTTGATGCCGGCGATGTTGACGACCGGCACCACGCCGCCGATCACGGTCGGGAATTGGAGCAGGCCGTCCTTCTGCAGGGCGTCGTCCTTCAGCGGCATGTCGGATGCGCCGAAATCGACCGTCTTGCTGCCGATCTGTTTCAGGCCGGCACCGGAGCCGACCGATTGATAGTTGATGCGAACGCCGGTCGCCTTGTTATAGGCATCGGCCCACTTGGCATAAAGCGGAGCGGGGAACGTGGCACCGGCGCCGGTCACATCTTGCGCGGAAGCCGCGGCGGCGAGCAGAGAGAGGCCGGTGGTGGCTGCGAGTCGAACGATCGAGTGGGTCATGGTTGCGCCTTTCGAGAGGGCTGACAGGGAACTGCCGGCACTGTAGAAGTCGCAGATGACAGCGATGTGACATCGAGCAAACGACCGAATTGCCGTCACAAATCGGTCGTTGAACTGTCAAAAAGGGATATGTCAGCCCGTTTTGAGCAACGCGGCGAGGCGTTCGGCGCACAGGCGGGCCTGGCTGGCCTCGCGGGCTTCGACCATCACGCGCACCAGCGGCTCGGTTCCCGACGGGCGAATCAAAAGGCGGCCATCGTTGCCCAATTCCCGCTGGACCTGGGCCTGCAGCTCTGCCAGGCCGGGGGTGGCTTTCCAGTCCTGCCCCGGCTTCAGGCGCACGTTGAGGAGCACCTGCGGGAAAAGCGTGACCGGCGCGAGCAACTCGGCCAACGACCGGCCGCTGCGCATCACGGCCTGCAGCACCTGCAAGGCGCTGACGATGCCGTCCCCGGTGGTGTGCTTGTCGAGCACCAGCAGGTGGCCGGAGCCTTCACCACCCAGCAGCCAGTCGCGGGCGGCCAGCTCTTCCAGCACGTAGCGGTCGCCGACCTTGGCACGCACGAATTCGATGTCCTGCGCCTTGAGGGCCACCTCGACGGCCATGTTGGTCATCAGCGTGCCGACGGCTCCCGGGACACGCTGACCCTGGGCCAGGCGGTCGATCACCATCACGTAGAGCAGCTCGTCGCCGTTGTAGAGGCGGCCACCGGCGTCGACCAGCTGCAGGCGGTCGGCGTCGCCATCGAGGGCCACGCCGTAGTCGGCGCCATGTTCCTTCACGGCCTTCACGAGCGCGTCGGGGGCGGTGGCACCGAAGCCGTCGTTGATGTTCATGCCGTCCGGGCTGCAGCCGATGCCCACGACTTCGGCGCCCAGCTCATGGAACACCTCGGGCGCGATCTGGTAGGCCGCACCGTGTGCGGCGTCGACCACGATCTTCAGGCCCTTGAGCGAGAGGTCGTTGCCGAAGGTGCTCTTGCAGAACTCGACGTAGCGGCCACGGGCGTCGTCGATGCGGCGGGCCTTGCCGAGCTGCGATGAATCGACCCAGCGCGGAGTCTCGTCGAGCATCGCTTCCACGGCCCGCTCCCAGTCGTCGGGCAGCTTCTGGCCGTGGGCGGAGAAGAACTTGATGCCGTTGTCGCCGTAGGGGTTGTGCGAGGCGCTGATGACGACGCCGAGGTCCAGCCGCAGGGCGCGGGTCAGGTAGGCCACGCCCGGGGTCGGCAGCGGGCCGGTGAGCAGCACGTCGACACCGGCCGAGGCGAAACCCGCCTCCAGCGCCGACTCGATCATGTAGCCCGAGATGCGGGTGTCCTTGCCGATCAGCACCGTCGGCCGACCACCCTGCCCCTTCAGCACTCGGCCGACCGCGTGGCCCAGGCGCAGCATGAAATCAGGGGTGATGGGCGACTGCCCCACCGTGCCGCGAATGCCGTCGGTGCCGAAATAGGTTCTGCTCATGTTGTGGTGTCGTGGGGGCTGCTGTCTCGCCCGGGAATTGTGCAGCAGCGTTTCAGGGGAGAAGACCCGCAGCTTCCCCCACCTTGAGGGCGTCGACGGTGCCGGCCACGTCGTGTACACGCAGCACCTTGGCGCCGAGCTGTGCCGCCGCCAGGGCCGCCGCAATGCTGGCGGCCTGGCGCTGCTCCACGGGGCGCCCTGTCAGGGCACCGAGGCTGCTCTTGCGCGACCAGCCAATCAGAAGCGGATACCCCAGGCCGAGCAGCTCGCGCTGGCGGGCCAGCAGTGCAATGTTGTGCGCCACCGTTTTCCCGAACCCGATGCCCGGGTCCAGCGTGATGCGATCGTGCTGCACGCCAGCCTGCTCCAGCTGCTGCGCGCGGTCATTCAGGAAGCGGCTCACCTCGTCGAGCACATCGCCGTAGATCGGGTGCTGCTGCATCGAGACTGGGTCGCCTTGCATGTGCATCAGGCACACGCCGCAGCTCGGATGCGCCGCGACCGCATCCACCGCCCCCGGCCAGCGCAGCGCGTAGATGTCGTTGACGATGTCGGCGCCGAGGTCGAGGGCGGCGCGCATGGTCTCGGGCTTGTAGGTGTCGACCGAAACCGGCACGCCGAGCTTCAGCGCCTCGCGCAGCACCGGCAGCACGCGGG
This genomic window contains:
- the pstA gene encoding phosphate ABC transporter permease PstA — encoded protein: MSTAISAAKLAKHRGRKRVNAIALTLSMAAMAFGLFWLVWILIETVRLGFGGLAWSVFTEMTPAPQAETGGLANALMGSLMMVMLATLVGTPIGVMAGVYLAEYGQKTWLGSVTRFINDILLSAPSIVIGLFIYAVVVARMKSYSGYAGVLALALIVIPVVIRTTENMLALIPNALREAAYALGTPKWKVISSVTLKAARAGVMTGVLLAFARIAGETAPLLFTALSNQFWSTNLGAPMANLPVTIFKFAMSPYENWQKLAWAGVFLITLGVLALNIVARVFFRNKH
- the pstC gene encoding phosphate ABC transporter permease PstC encodes the protein MDRSEPMGRPPSRRRVMPWADTVFSVLAHGAAILTLLLLAGIIVSLLIGAMPAIQEYGLGFLLSSDWDPVQDKYGGLVMIYGTLMTSLIALVIAVPVSFGIALFLTELSPSWLRRPLGTAIELLAAVPSIVYGMWGLLVFSPVLSTYVQQPLQSMFGNTPVLKSLVSGAPVGIGILSAGIILAIMIIPFIASVMRDVFEVTPAMLKESAYGLGATTWEVVFKVVLPYTKTGVIGGIMLGLGRALGETMAVTFVIGNANQLNGPSLFEAANSITSVLANEFAEAGEGLHQASLLYLALVLFFITFVVLALSKLLLAQLKKSEGTRT
- the folP gene encoding dihydropteroate synthase, whose product is MQNNTWQTTRFRIDLSRPKVMGIVNITPDSFSDGGRHATTSAAVAHCEQLLKDGADLLDLGGESSRPGADPLPLEEEQARVLPVLREALKLGVPVSVDTYKPETMRAALDLGADIVNDIYALRWPGAVDAVAAHPSCGVCLMHMQGDPVSMQQHPIYGDVLDEVSRFLNDRAQQLEQAGVQHDRITLDPGIGFGKTVAHNIALLARQRELLGLGYPLLIGWSRKSSLGALTGRPVEQRQAASIAAALAAAQLGAKVLRVHDVAGTVDALKVGEAAGLLP
- the glmM gene encoding phosphoglucosamine mutase, whose product is MSRTYFGTDGIRGTVGQSPITPDFMLRLGHAVGRVLKGQGGRPTVLIGKDTRISGYMIESALEAGFASAGVDVLLTGPLPTPGVAYLTRALRLDLGVVISASHNPYGDNGIKFFSAHGQKLPDDWERAVEAMLDETPRWVDSSQLGKARRIDDARGRYVEFCKSTFGNDLSLKGLKIVVDAAHGAAYQIAPEVFHELGAEVVGIGCSPDGMNINDGFGATAPDALVKAVKEHGADYGVALDGDADRLQLVDAGGRLYNGDELLYVMVIDRLAQGQRVPGAVGTLMTNMAVEVALKAQDIEFVRAKVGDRYVLEELAARDWLLGGEGSGHLLVLDKHTTGDGIVSALQVLQAVMRSGRSLAELLAPVTLFPQVLLNVRLKPGQDWKATPGLAELQAQVQRELGNDGRLLIRPSGTEPLVRVMVEAREASQARLCAERLAALLKTG
- the pstS gene encoding phosphate ABC transporter substrate-binding protein PstS — its product is MTHSIVRLAATTGLSLLAAAASAQDVTGAGATFPAPLYAKWADAYNKATGVRINYQSVGSGAGLKQIGSKTVDFGASDMPLKDDALQKDGLLQFPTVIGGVVPVVNIAGIKPGQIKLTGQVLGDIYLGKITKWNDAALVALNQGVPLPDAAISVVRRADGSGTSFIFTNYLSKVNAEWQAKVGEGTAVNWPTGAGGKGNEGVAAFVNRLPNSIGYVEYAYVKQNKMTYTLLKNKDGNFVAPDDLNFKAAAAGADWAKSFYQVLTEQPGKDAWPLTGATFIMMHKQQDKPAQAAATLKFFDWAYTNGDKAAAELEYVALPDSVKNLVRKQWAQIKDAGGKQVAGL